The segment aaacatatcgagtatatcaataatatatttctttatttcctttaatcaatattgctgtttgtataactgaaaactcgatgctcatcgagatatttgagagcctttctaaaaacgcattaccgcaccacgtgcgataacatcaaaaatccagtatctttcgcttaaaatagacttgtttcatttatttccccagccccgtaaacctttaacgaatcctgcgagtccagcctggccgcccttcttggcttgatctcccaatttctcactcaaatccggaaactcgaccatgttgcaggccaagtcgaagaacaacggtttgcaagggataggctgcatggatgatgctattagtttataattggaaaatactttttatttcaatcgttttTTGTAAGCAGTCCAAAGTTCCTTCTTATATTCCAACGCGGCAGCTAACTTGTCCTTTGCCTCGGTGATACCTCTACCAACAACAGCTAAATCTGCTCCAGATTTTACAACAGATTCTGGAGTATTGTACTGTTGACCGAAATTGTCGGAACTATGGCCGAGCTTCACTCCAGGGGTCAGCTGAACGAGACCTGGATTCGTGAATATATTCGACTGACAAACGATGCCAGCGACTATGTTCGAATTTTGTGCGATCGACACTGCGTGCCGAACGTACTCGTCATTTGTTAACGCGCCTTTAGAGGACATCTGCGCCAATATAAAAATACCACGCGGTTCGTTAACATTtcctaacgcattttttaatccatctactatgctctttcctgctatcgcatgcacagtaacaatatctgcccattccgcaattttgtaaatacccttttggtattgcaaagacaccgtgttgccgatatccgcgaacttccggtcctccattaaaagaaaatcgtgcttcttagccaaatcttgcaaacgctttataaaatcgcagctgaagtcttctactatatctacgtgcgtttttagtaccacaatgtgtggtcctaccaaatttgctaattgtaaaatagagtctgctttggtcaagtctgctgccaagcacaaagtagattcttttgtttccattagattgaatattttagatgcaatctcgtttgtagccttattagcgcgacagtaaaatggtattttcagtctgcattctggaactttaaaagaagctatttaatattctatgaagcagaaaatgacgcagcgtaaaatgttatttaccttgattaacgataacaggagcttgagatagcgacaagtagtttagtacatcttttcttatcgttggcgtaatcttgtcggcttccacgaggtaagccaagagactggtgaccgagtacaaactccacatgtttataccatcagcttcaatattctttttgccaccctgttctctgtcaatcactacaagagcatctgttaccttcaaaccctctttccttaaagtttgtacagtctctaggatactgctgccgctagtgactacatcctcaatgatcacacaattatctcctaatttaaaatggccttctatcattttctttgtgccatatgccttttcctcttttcttttgattaacatggggatattaaaatcgacagatatcaaagtagctaatggtaaagcagtgtaaggtacaccacagatctgagatacgtttccacggtcctctgacagtctccacagtgccttcgccagttgagcctttgaaatatcaaagaatat is part of the Megalopta genalis isolate 19385.01 unplaced genomic scaffold, iyMegGena1_principal scaffold1131, whole genome shotgun sequence genome and harbors:
- the LOC117230085 gene encoding uridine 5'-monophosphate synthase-like yields the protein MCEKSSAMDVELKKLAISLFEIDAIKFGEFVTKVGLKSPVYFDLRVIISQPKVMAQLAKALWRLSEDRGNVSQICGVPYTALPLATLISVDFNIPMLIKRKEEKAYGTKKMIEGHFKLGDNCVIIEDVVTSGSSILETVQTLRKEGLKVTDALVVIDREQGGKKNIEADGINMWSLYSVTSLLAYLVEADKITPTIRKDVLNYLSLSQAPVIVNQVPECRLKIPFYCRANKATNEIASKIFNLMETKESTLCLAADLTKADSILQLANLVGPHIVVLKTHVDIVEDFSCDFIKRLQDLAKKHDFLLMEDRKFADIGNTVSLQYQKGIYKIAEWADIVTVHAIAGKSIVDGLKNALGNVNEPRGIFILAQMSSKGALTNDEYVRHAVSIAQNSNIVAGIVCQSNIFTNPGLVQLTPGVKLGHSSDNFGQQYNTPESVVKSGADLAVVGRGITEAKDKLAAALEYKKELWTAYKKRLK